One Triticum dicoccoides isolate Atlit2015 ecotype Zavitan chromosome 4B, WEW_v2.0, whole genome shotgun sequence genomic window carries:
- the LOC119292174 gene encoding trans-cinnamate 4-monooxygenase-like: protein MDVSLLEKALLGLFAAAMLAIAVAKLTGKRFRLPPGPSGAPVVGNWLQVGDDLNHRNLMGMAKRFGEVFLLRMGVRNLVVVSSPELAKEVLHTQGVEFGSRTRNVVFDIFTGKGQDMVFTVYGDHWRKMRRIMTVPFFTNKVVAQNRVGWEEEARLVVEDLKADPASATGVVIRRRLQLMMYNDMFRIMFDRRFESLADPLFNKLRALNAERSILSQSFDYNYGDFIPILRRFLRGYLNRCTNLKAKRMKVFEEDFVQERKKALEKNGEIRCAMDHILEAEKKGEINHDNVLYIVENINVAAIETTLWSIEWGVAELVNHPDIQSKLRQEILAVLGPNAAVTEPDLERLPYLQAVVKETLRLRMAIPLLVPHMNLKDAKLAGYDIPAESKILVNAWFLANDPKRWVRADEFRPERFLEEERAVEANGNDFRFVPFGVGRRSCPGIILALPIIGITLGRLVQNFQLLPPLGQDKIDTTEKPGQFSNQIRNHATVVCKPLKA, encoded by the exons ATGGACGTCAGCCTCCTGGAGAAGGCCCTCCTGGGCCTCTTCGCGGCGGCGATGCTCGCCATCGCCGTCGCAAAGCTCACAGGCAAGCGCTTCCGGCTGCCCCCGGGCCCCTCCGGCGCCCCGGTCGTGGGTAACTGGCTCCAGGTGGGCGACGACCTCAACCACCGCAACCTCATGGGCATGGCCAAGCGTTTCGGCGAGGTGTTCCTGCTCCGGATGGGCGTGCGCAACCTGGTGGTCGTCTCCAGCcctgagctcgccaaggaggtcctcCACACCCAGGGCGTCGAGTTCGGCTCCCGCACCCGCAACGTCGTCTTCGACATCTTCACGGGCAAAGGCCAG GACATGGTGTTCACCGTGTATGGCGACCACTGGCGCAAGATGCGCCGGATCATGACGGTGCCCTTCTTCACCAACAAGGTGGTGGCGCAAAACCGCGTGGGGTGGGAGGAGGAGGCCCGGCTGGTGGTGGAGGACCTCAAGGCCGACCCGGCGTCGGCGACGGGTGTGGTGATCCGCCGCAGGCTACAGCTCATGATGTACAACGACATGTTCCGCATCATGTTCGACCGCCGGTTCGAGAGCCTCGCCGACCCGCTCTTCAACAAGCTGAGGGCGCTGAACGCCGAGCGCAGCATTCTCTCCCAGAGCTTCGACTACAACTACGGCGACTTCATCCCCATCCTCCGCCGCTTCCTCCGCGGCTACCTCAACCGCTGCACCAACCTCAAGGCCAAGAGGATGAAAGTCTTCGAGGAAGACTTCGTCCAAGAGCGCAA GAAGGCGCTGGAGAAGAACGGTGAGATCAGATGCGCCATGGACCACATCCTCGAGGCCGAAAAGAAGGGCGAGATCAACCACGACAATGTCCTATACATCGTCGAGAACATCAACGTCGCAG CAATTGAGACGACCCTGTGGTCGATCGAGTGGGGAGTTGCGGAGCTGGTGAACCACCCGGACATCCAGTCAAAGCTCCGCCAGGAGATCCTCGCCGTGCTAGGCCCCAATGCAGCGGTGACAGAGCCGGACCTGGAGCGTCTCCCCTACCTGCAAGCCGTCGTCAAGGAGACTCTCCGCCTCCGCATGGCCATTCCACTACTTGTACCACACATGAACCTCAAGGATGCCAAGCTCGCCGGCTACGATATCCCCGCCGAGTCCAAGATCCTTGTCAATGCATGGTTCCTCGCCAACGACCCCAAGCGGTGGGTGCGCGCCGACGAGTTCCGTCCGGAGCGGTTCCTCGAGGAGGAGAGGGCCGTCGAGGCCAACGGTAACGACTTCCGGTTCGTGCCCTTCGGTGTTGGCCGGAGGAGCTGCCCAGGGATCATCCTCGCGCTGCCCATCATCGGCATCAcgctcggccgcctggtgcagaacTTTCAGCTGCTGCCACCACTCGGGCAGGACAAGATCGACACCACGGAGAAGCCCGGACAGTTCAGCAACCAGATCCGCAATCACGCCACCGTCGTCTGCAAGCCACTCAAGGCTTAG